A portion of the Microbacterium hominis genome contains these proteins:
- a CDS encoding DEAD/DEAH box helicase yields the protein MPTTAPAAQNGRTQRRRRTSSARRDDEAPIIPILARKVREVEAKAQRGKLGPTNRVKFQVIAFLVREERARVKADGEIAESARAELLKRLDGVATILAKTAARDTSLIQLLEVDQATSPVARRMRRDWLLESGAELAPDELIITDAAPAAAPVVPAALAERQVVPVAIESRQLANPFLAPDLTMRVAKQTPRRRLDGWELMGPLYKSFEMGAGGGAATMELPPTPEFDRLSPRGLDVMPHQSRFLEAVREGHRSFLLADEPGLGKTAQSVLAASVAGAYPLLAVVPNVVKMNWAREVERWTPQRRATVIHGDGENIDAFADVFIVNYEILDRHLSWLSSIGLQGMVVDEAHFIKNLTSQRSQNVLALAGRIREQVRDPLMLALTGTPLINDVEDFDAIWRFLGWTNGEKPGPELMEKLDATGLTPADKAFYPEARGAVISMGIVRRKKKDVAKDLPDKLIADLPVELDDEFGRSIRQAERELGERLAAKYRRIIEARGDRGLAPGEIDDDIVRLVAHNELEESKAAGTGSENVFTMVRRIGQAKALLAADYALQLQRSVDKVVFFAKHVDVMDAAEAHFANAGLRSVSIRGDQSTPARQEAIDAFNNDPEVGIAVCSLTAAGVGVNMQAASNVVLAELSWTAAEQTQAIDRVHRIGQDEPVTAWRIIAAHTIDTKIAELIDSKQGLAQRALDGDAVDPQSSDSVQLSALMHLLRQALGAD from the coding sequence ATGCCGACCACGGCACCCGCCGCCCAGAACGGCAGAACACAGCGCCGACGCCGCACATCGTCCGCACGACGCGACGACGAGGCGCCCATCATCCCGATCCTCGCCCGCAAGGTGCGCGAGGTCGAGGCCAAGGCCCAGCGCGGCAAGCTCGGCCCGACCAACCGCGTCAAGTTCCAGGTGATCGCCTTCCTGGTGCGCGAGGAGCGCGCCCGCGTGAAAGCCGACGGCGAGATCGCGGAGTCGGCCCGTGCGGAGCTGCTCAAGCGCCTCGACGGCGTGGCGACCATCCTCGCCAAGACCGCGGCCCGCGACACCTCGCTCATCCAGCTGCTCGAGGTCGACCAGGCCACCTCCCCGGTCGCCCGCCGCATGCGCCGCGACTGGCTGCTCGAGTCGGGCGCCGAGCTGGCCCCCGACGAGCTGATCATCACGGATGCCGCGCCCGCCGCCGCGCCCGTCGTGCCGGCCGCGCTCGCCGAGCGCCAGGTCGTGCCGGTCGCCATCGAGTCGCGGCAGCTCGCGAACCCGTTCCTCGCGCCCGACCTGACGATGCGCGTCGCCAAGCAGACACCCCGCCGCCGTCTCGACGGGTGGGAGCTCATGGGGCCCCTCTACAAGTCGTTCGAGATGGGGGCGGGCGGCGGAGCCGCCACCATGGAGCTGCCCCCGACGCCCGAGTTCGATCGCCTGTCGCCGCGTGGCCTCGATGTCATGCCGCACCAGTCGCGGTTCCTCGAAGCGGTGCGCGAGGGCCACCGCAGCTTCCTGCTGGCCGACGAGCCCGGACTCGGCAAGACCGCGCAGTCGGTGCTCGCGGCCTCGGTCGCCGGTGCCTATCCGCTCCTGGCCGTCGTGCCGAACGTCGTGAAGATGAACTGGGCGCGCGAGGTCGAGCGGTGGACGCCGCAGCGGCGGGCCACCGTGATCCACGGCGACGGCGAGAACATCGACGCGTTCGCCGACGTGTTCATCGTCAACTACGAGATCCTCGACCGGCACCTGTCCTGGCTCAGCTCGATCGGGCTTCAAGGCATGGTCGTCGACGAGGCGCACTTCATCAAGAACCTCACCTCGCAGCGCTCGCAGAACGTGCTGGCGCTGGCCGGTCGCATCCGCGAGCAGGTGCGCGACCCGCTCATGCTCGCCCTCACGGGAACGCCGCTGATCAACGACGTCGAGGACTTCGACGCGATCTGGCGATTCCTCGGCTGGACCAACGGCGAGAAGCCCGGCCCCGAACTCATGGAGAAGCTCGACGCGACCGGTCTCACGCCGGCCGACAAGGCGTTCTACCCGGAGGCCCGCGGCGCGGTCATCTCGATGGGCATCGTCCGCCGCAAGAAGAAGGACGTGGCCAAGGACCTCCCCGACAAGCTCATCGCCGATCTCCCGGTGGAGCTCGACGACGAGTTCGGGCGCTCGATCCGCCAGGCCGAGCGTGAACTCGGCGAGCGGCTCGCGGCGAAGTACCGTCGCATCATCGAGGCCCGCGGCGACCGCGGTCTGGCCCCGGGGGAGATCGACGACGACATCGTGCGTCTGGTCGCCCACAACGAGCTCGAGGAGTCCAAGGCCGCCGGCACGGGCTCGGAGAACGTCTTCACGATGGTGCGTCGCATCGGTCAGGCCAAGGCCCTCCTCGCGGCCGACTACGCCCTGCAGCTGCAGCGCTCGGTCGACAAGGTGGTCTTCTTCGCGAAGCACGTCGACGTCATGGATGCCGCGGAGGCGCACTTCGCGAACGCGGGCCTGCGGAGCGTCTCGATCCGCGGCGATCAGAGCACCCCCGCGCGCCAGGAGGCGATCGACGCCTTCAACAACGACCCCGAGGTCGGTATCGCGGTCTGTTCGCTGACCGCCGCCGGTGTCGGCGTGAACATGCAGGCCGCGTCGAACGTCGTTCTCGCGGAGCTGTCGTGGACCGCCGCCGAGCAGACCCAGGCGATCGACCGCGTTCACCGGATCGGCCAGGACGAGCCCGTCACGGCGTGGCGGATCATCGCCGCGCACACGATCGACACGAAGATCGCGGAGCTCATCGACTCCAAGCAGGGGCTCGCCCAGCGCGCGCTCGACGGCGACGCTGTCGACCCGCAGTCCAGCGACTCCGTGCAGCTGTCGGCGCTCATGCACCTGCTGCGTCAGGCGCTCGGCGCCGACTGA
- a CDS encoding ATP-dependent 6-phosphofructokinase, with product MKIGILTSGGDCPGLNAVIRGVVLKGTTTYDLEFVGIRDGWRGVVDGDFFPLTRHEVKGLSKVGGTILGTSRTNPYEGPRGGAENIAKTMYGHRIDGIIAIGGEGTLAAANRLANDGINVLGVPKTIDNDLRATDYSFGFDTAVNIATDAMDRLRTTGDSHQRCMVAEVMGRHVGWIALHAGMAAGAHAICIPEVPQSIDEITDLVTKAHDRGRAPLVVVSEGFTLTGMDEAYSDKGLDAFNRPRLGGISEVLAPEIERITGIETRATVLGHIQRGGSPSAFDRVLATRLGLHAADAVVDGAWGQMVSLKGTDIVRVPFAEALGELNTVPRYRYDEASALFG from the coding sequence ATGAAGATCGGCATCCTGACCAGCGGCGGCGACTGCCCCGGACTGAACGCCGTCATCCGCGGTGTCGTGCTGAAGGGCACGACGACGTACGATCTCGAGTTCGTCGGCATTCGCGACGGCTGGCGCGGAGTCGTCGACGGCGACTTCTTCCCGCTCACGCGGCACGAGGTCAAGGGTCTGTCGAAGGTCGGCGGGACGATCCTCGGCACCAGCCGGACGAACCCGTACGAGGGCCCCCGCGGCGGTGCGGAGAACATCGCCAAGACGATGTACGGACACCGCATCGACGGCATCATCGCGATCGGCGGCGAGGGGACGCTCGCCGCGGCGAACCGCCTGGCCAACGACGGCATCAACGTGCTGGGCGTTCCGAAGACGATCGACAACGACCTGCGGGCCACCGACTACTCGTTCGGCTTCGACACCGCCGTCAACATCGCCACCGATGCGATGGACCGCCTGCGCACCACCGGCGATTCGCACCAGCGCTGCATGGTCGCCGAGGTCATGGGCCGTCACGTCGGCTGGATCGCCCTGCACGCAGGCATGGCCGCCGGCGCCCACGCCATCTGCATCCCCGAGGTGCCGCAGTCGATCGACGAGATCACCGACCTGGTGACCAAGGCCCACGACCGCGGTCGCGCGCCGCTGGTCGTCGTCTCGGAGGGCTTCACGCTCACCGGCATGGACGAGGCCTACAGCGACAAGGGCCTCGACGCCTTCAACCGCCCCCGCCTCGGCGGCATCAGCGAGGTGCTGGCCCCCGAGATCGAGCGCATCACCGGCATCGAGACCCGCGCCACCGTTCTCGGCCACATCCAGCGCGGCGGATCGCCGTCGGCCTTCGACCGCGTGCTCGCCACGCGCCTGGGCCTGCACGCGGCCGACGCCGTCGTCGACGGCGCATGGGGCCAGATGGTCTCCCTCAAGGGCACCGACATCGTGCGCGTCCCCTTCGCCGAGGCGCTCGGCGAGCTCAACACCGTGCCCCGCTACCGCTACGACGAGGCCTCCGCCCTCTTCGGCTGA
- a CDS encoding aldehyde dehydrogenase family protein: MSKRLTVPKTYKLFIGGAFPRSESGRTYAVEAAKGGFLANAALASRKDARDAVSAAVGAVKPWSGATAYNRGQVLYRVAELLEGRRAQFVDEITAQTGVSAAVAGAEVDEAVDRWVWYAGWCDKFGQVAGNGNPVAGPYFNISVPEPTGVVGVIAPQDTALLGLVSAVAPALVTGNTVVVVASQRFPLSAISLAEVLATSDVPGGVVNVLTGSPAEIAPWLASHPDVHALDLVGAGDLDWVDLEIAAAQTLTRVLPPESGVDAAAPSLARITAFTETKTVWHPKSMV, translated from the coding sequence ATGAGCAAGCGCCTGACGGTGCCCAAGACCTACAAGCTCTTCATCGGCGGGGCGTTCCCGCGCAGCGAGTCGGGTCGCACGTACGCAGTGGAGGCGGCGAAGGGCGGGTTCCTCGCGAACGCGGCGCTCGCCTCGCGCAAAGACGCGCGCGACGCGGTCTCGGCCGCCGTCGGGGCGGTGAAGCCGTGGTCCGGGGCCACCGCGTACAACCGGGGGCAGGTGCTTTACCGGGTCGCTGAGCTGCTCGAGGGTCGCAGGGCCCAGTTCGTCGACGAGATCACCGCGCAGACCGGCGTCAGCGCCGCGGTCGCCGGCGCCGAGGTCGACGAGGCCGTCGACCGCTGGGTCTGGTACGCCGGGTGGTGCGACAAGTTCGGGCAGGTCGCCGGCAACGGCAACCCGGTGGCAGGGCCGTACTTCAACATCTCGGTGCCCGAGCCCACGGGCGTGGTCGGGGTCATCGCCCCGCAGGACACCGCCCTGCTCGGTCTCGTGTCGGCCGTGGCGCCGGCGCTGGTGACGGGAAACACGGTGGTGGTGGTCGCGTCCCAGCGCTTCCCGCTGTCGGCGATCTCGCTCGCCGAGGTGCTCGCCACGAGCGACGTGCCCGGGGGAGTGGTCAACGTGCTGACCGGGTCGCCCGCGGAGATCGCGCCGTGGCTGGCATCCCATCCCGACGTGCACGCGCTCGACCTCGTCGGCGCCGGAGACCTCGACTGGGTCGACCTCGAGATCGCGGCCGCGCAGACCCTCACCCGAGTGCTCCCGCCCGAGAGCGGGGTGGATGCCGCGGCCCCGAGCCTCGCCCGCATCACCGCCTTCACCGAGACCAAGACGGTGTGGCACCCCAAGAGCATGGTCTAA
- a CDS encoding NRDE family protein gives MCTVVIRVPETADEPTRLLAIRDEDPGRPWNPLGRWWPEAHEGVVGVRDVRAGGAWLAADPGTSRLAVLLNRADVSTRPETELVSRGGIVLDAVAGRPPAHDPRTHGFNLVEVDAARSRVRTWDGAALRTVDLAPGTHMIAHDDVDDLRTSRIARWLDEFRATRPAPGEEWWMPWLAVLEASASLESTDDEAIIRDNRPHGYPTLSLLACVASIGRDGIDVRYGELTRPGQWGGLELG, from the coding sequence ATGTGCACCGTCGTCATCCGCGTGCCCGAGACCGCCGACGAGCCCACGCGCCTGCTCGCGATCCGAGACGAGGATCCCGGTCGGCCGTGGAACCCCCTCGGCCGGTGGTGGCCGGAGGCGCACGAGGGCGTCGTGGGGGTGCGGGATGTGCGCGCGGGCGGCGCGTGGCTGGCCGCCGACCCCGGAACGTCGCGGCTGGCGGTGCTGCTGAACCGTGCGGACGTATCCACGCGCCCCGAAACGGAGCTCGTCTCCCGGGGCGGCATCGTGCTCGACGCGGTCGCCGGCCGACCGCCCGCGCATGACCCGCGCACGCATGGCTTCAACCTCGTCGAGGTCGACGCCGCCCGATCGCGCGTGCGCACGTGGGACGGCGCAGCGCTGCGCACCGTGGACCTCGCACCGGGCACGCACATGATCGCGCACGACGACGTCGACGACCTCCGGACGTCCCGGATCGCCCGCTGGCTCGACGAGTTCCGTGCGACTCGCCCCGCCCCGGGCGAGGAATGGTGGATGCCGTGGCTCGCCGTGCTCGAGGCATCCGCGTCGCTCGAGAGCACCGACGACGAGGCGATCATCCGCGACAACCGTCCGCACGGGTACCCGACTCTGTCGCTGCTGGCGTGCGTGGCCTCGATCGGGCGCGACGGGATCGATGTGCGGTACGGCGAGCTCACCCGACCCGGCCAGTGGGGCGGGCTGGAGCTGGGCTGA
- a CDS encoding glycerophosphodiester phosphodiesterase has product MPDEALPDRARDRLHALLVVCVLAVLSLVIAFLGASPARVSTTEALGEARTPGDAAFIASHRGAGMAAPENTLPAIAAALAAGFDHVEVDFALTADGHPVLMHDATVDRTTDGTGPIAALTLAEVRALDAGSWFAEEFAGVRVPTAEEFLDVLDAARGRAIVELKGEWDAAAVASVIAAVESRGLERRVSVASFDARSLALVGAVSEVVPRLLILKHLPDDVVRAAEQAGVRGVIAARKAVMARPEVVDRLHDAGMRVVVYTLNEDTQWDAVTALGVDGIVTDDPRLLSAWQRTALVQARP; this is encoded by the coding sequence ATGCCCGACGAAGCCCTGCCCGACCGCGCCCGCGATCGCCTCCACGCGCTCCTCGTGGTGTGCGTGCTGGCGGTGCTGAGCCTCGTGATCGCGTTCCTGGGGGCGTCGCCCGCCAGAGTGAGCACCACCGAGGCGCTCGGCGAGGCGCGCACACCCGGTGATGCCGCGTTCATCGCCAGCCACCGCGGCGCCGGCATGGCGGCGCCCGAGAACACCCTGCCCGCGATCGCCGCCGCGCTGGCGGCCGGATTCGACCACGTCGAGGTGGACTTCGCCCTCACCGCCGACGGCCATCCCGTGCTCATGCATGACGCGACGGTCGACCGCACCACCGACGGGACCGGGCCGATCGCTGCGCTCACGCTCGCCGAGGTGCGCGCCCTCGACGCCGGGTCGTGGTTCGCCGAGGAGTTCGCCGGCGTGCGAGTGCCGACGGCCGAGGAGTTCCTCGACGTGCTCGACGCCGCCCGCGGGCGCGCGATCGTGGAGCTGAAGGGGGAGTGGGATGCCGCAGCAGTGGCATCCGTCATCGCCGCCGTCGAATCCCGCGGCCTCGAGCGCCGCGTGTCGGTCGCGAGCTTCGACGCGCGCTCCCTCGCACTGGTCGGCGCGGTCTCGGAGGTCGTCCCGCGTCTGCTGATCCTCAAGCACCTCCCCGACGACGTCGTGCGCGCGGCCGAACAGGCGGGCGTGCGCGGCGTGATCGCGGCCCGCAAGGCCGTGATGGCGCGCCCCGAGGTCGTCGACCGGCTGCACGATGCAGGCATGCGCGTGGTCGTCTACACCCTCAACGAGGACACGCAGTGGGATGCCGTGACCGCGCTCGGGGTCGACGGCATCGTCACCGACGACCCTCGGCTGCTGTCGGCGTGGCAGCGCACCGCGCTCGTGCAGGCGCGTCCCTGA
- a CDS encoding MFS transporter: protein MATRIGAQRPVLIVAILASVVAFLDGTVVHVALPAIDRELGGGLSTQQWVVDAYLITLGALILVAGSLSDLFGRVRVMRIGLIGFGITSVAIAAAPTAEFLIAARALQGVAGALLVPSSLALITSNFRDAAQARAIGIWTGATTAAMLVGPVLGGIFVDLLSWRLAFLINVAPIAVTLVLLARLGLTEHRRPDAHVDWVGAVLCTVGLGAGVFALIEQPALGWGSPLIWGSLVLGVGAFAGFLVRQRFAPQPMMPLSLFRIRNFWAGNLATAFVYGALSLNGFALAVYLQQGAGLPATLAGLAALPSTVILALFSARVGGLAGRVGPRLFMTIGPAIMAVGAILLLTVGDDFSYWTQVLPSILVFGTGLCLTVAPLTSAILGAIEPERSGIASAVNNAVARVAGLITIAMVSAIAGGALDLDGFHRTAIATAVLMVAGALVSFAGIRNATRTAVRR from the coding sequence ATGGCGACACGGATCGGCGCGCAGCGCCCGGTGCTCATCGTGGCGATCCTCGCGAGCGTCGTCGCCTTCCTCGACGGCACCGTGGTGCACGTCGCGCTCCCCGCGATCGACCGCGAACTCGGCGGCGGCCTGTCCACCCAGCAGTGGGTGGTCGACGCGTATCTCATCACCCTCGGCGCGCTGATCCTCGTCGCCGGGTCGCTCAGCGACCTGTTCGGGCGCGTGCGCGTGATGCGGATCGGCCTGATCGGGTTCGGCATCACCTCGGTGGCGATCGCCGCCGCGCCCACGGCCGAGTTCCTGATCGCGGCGCGCGCGCTGCAGGGCGTCGCGGGCGCTCTGCTCGTGCCTTCGTCGCTCGCGCTCATCACCTCGAACTTCCGCGACGCCGCTCAGGCGCGCGCGATCGGCATCTGGACGGGCGCCACCACAGCGGCGATGCTGGTCGGCCCCGTGCTCGGCGGGATCTTCGTCGACCTTCTGTCGTGGCGGCTCGCGTTCCTCATCAACGTCGCGCCGATCGCGGTGACCCTCGTGCTGCTCGCACGCCTCGGCCTGACCGAGCACCGCCGGCCCGACGCGCACGTCGACTGGGTCGGGGCGGTGCTGTGCACGGTCGGGCTCGGCGCGGGCGTGTTCGCCCTCATCGAGCAGCCGGCGCTCGGGTGGGGCTCCCCCCTGATCTGGGGCTCGCTCGTGCTCGGCGTGGGGGCGTTCGCCGGCTTCCTCGTGCGCCAGCGGTTCGCGCCGCAGCCGATGATGCCGCTGTCGCTGTTCCGCATCCGCAACTTCTGGGCGGGGAACCTCGCGACCGCCTTCGTGTACGGCGCTCTCTCGCTCAACGGCTTCGCCCTCGCGGTCTATCTGCAGCAGGGTGCGGGGCTCCCCGCCACCCTCGCGGGGCTCGCGGCGCTCCCCTCCACGGTGATCCTCGCGCTGTTCAGCGCCCGGGTCGGCGGGCTGGCGGGGCGCGTGGGTCCGCGGCTGTTCATGACGATCGGCCCCGCCATCATGGCCGTCGGCGCAATCCTGCTGCTCACGGTCGGCGACGATTTCTCGTACTGGACCCAGGTGCTGCCGAGCATCCTCGTCTTCGGCACCGGACTGTGCCTCACCGTCGCGCCCCTCACCTCGGCGATCCTGGGCGCAATCGAGCCGGAGCGGTCGGGCATCGCGTCGGCGGTGAACAACGCGGTCGCGCGGGTGGCGGGCCTCATCACCATCGCGATGGTGTCGGCCATCGCCGGGGGCGCCCTCGATCTCGACGGCTTCCATCGCACCGCGATCGCGACGGCCGTGCTCATGGTCGCAGGAGCGCTGGTGTCGTTCGCCGGCATCCGCAACGCGACGCGGACAGCCGTGCGACGCTGA
- the coaBC gene encoding bifunctional phosphopantothenoylcysteine decarboxylase/phosphopantothenate--cysteine ligase CoaBC, which translates to MFIVVGVTGGIAAYKTVHLVRLLVKEGHEVHVVPTDDAVRFVGLPTWEAISRHPVTTSVHDDVARVRHVALGQQADLVIVAPATANTLAKMAAGLADDLLGTTLLATTAPVVAAPAMHTEMWRHPATQANIATLRDRGVVMVGPADGELTGGDSGPGRMSEPEAIVAAALQAVDAAPAVTDAASSPGDLAGLRVVVSAGGTREPIDPVRYLGNRSSGRQGVAVALAAADRGAEVTLVAAHVDDGVLGEPATHRRVTIVRAGTAADLASAVTRAASAADVVVMAAAVADYRVAEVSAHKLSKDRSAEPGLTLELVETDDILAGLVRARRDGQTVVGFAAETPTAAETAAERGRRKAIRKGADLLAVNEVGWEKGFETDENALLLLDREGRTVGEAHGTKRETAEALWDAVRGIHSS; encoded by the coding sequence GTGTTCATCGTCGTCGGAGTCACCGGAGGCATCGCCGCCTACAAGACCGTGCACCTGGTGCGCCTCCTCGTGAAGGAGGGCCATGAGGTGCACGTCGTGCCGACGGACGACGCCGTGCGCTTCGTCGGACTGCCGACGTGGGAGGCCATCAGCCGGCATCCCGTCACCACCTCCGTCCACGACGACGTCGCCCGCGTGCGTCACGTCGCGCTCGGTCAGCAGGCCGACCTCGTGATCGTGGCGCCCGCGACGGCGAACACCCTGGCGAAGATGGCCGCGGGACTCGCCGACGACCTCCTGGGAACGACCCTACTCGCCACCACGGCACCGGTCGTGGCGGCCCCCGCGATGCACACCGAGATGTGGCGGCACCCGGCCACGCAGGCCAACATCGCGACGCTGCGCGACCGCGGCGTGGTCATGGTCGGCCCGGCCGACGGCGAGCTCACCGGCGGAGACTCCGGGCCGGGCCGGATGTCCGAGCCCGAGGCCATCGTCGCCGCCGCGTTGCAGGCGGTGGATGCTGCGCCCGCCGTCACCGACGCCGCGAGCTCACCGGGCGACCTCGCGGGTCTGCGGGTGGTGGTGAGCGCTGGCGGCACCAGGGAGCCGATCGACCCGGTGCGCTACCTCGGCAACCGCTCCAGCGGCCGCCAGGGCGTCGCGGTGGCGCTCGCCGCCGCCGACCGGGGCGCCGAGGTGACGCTCGTCGCCGCGCACGTCGATGACGGCGTGCTCGGCGAGCCGGCCACCCATCGGCGGGTGACGATCGTGCGGGCGGGCACCGCCGCCGACCTCGCCTCCGCCGTGACCCGTGCGGCATCGGCCGCCGACGTGGTGGTGATGGCCGCCGCGGTGGCCGACTACCGCGTGGCCGAGGTCTCGGCGCACAAGCTCAGCAAGGACCGCTCTGCCGAACCGGGGCTGACCCTCGAACTGGTCGAGACCGACGACATCCTCGCGGGGTTGGTGCGCGCGCGCCGGGACGGGCAGACGGTCGTCGGCTTCGCCGCCGAGACCCCCACCGCCGCCGAGACCGCCGCCGAGCGCGGCCGGCGCAAGGCGATCCGCAAGGGCGCCGACCTGCTCGCCGTCAACGAGGTCGGCTGGGAGAAGGGGTTCGAAACAGACGAGAACGCGCTGCTGCTGCTCGATCGGGAGGGGCGCACCGTCGGGGAGGCGCACGGGACCAAGCGCGAGACGGCCGAGGCGCTGTGGGACGCCGTGCGCGGCATCCACTCGTCCTGA
- a CDS encoding S9 family peptidase, producing MDAAPCGRLSAAPTTVGTVSDHASSLPAAPLAPTADARPIVRSHHGDDVEDRYEWFRAKEDAAVVAHLEAENAYTASRTAHLDHLRTRIFDEIKGRTLETDLSVPTRRGQWWYYGRTVEGKQYGIQCRAPLASTDDWTPPELSPDVAVEGEQVLLDGNVEAEGHEFFSLGSFEVSNDGTRMLYGVDVAGDERYTVRVRDLVTGEQLADEIPDTFAGASFSPDGRFIVYTTVDDAWRPDTVWLHELGTPVADDVTLFHEPDEKYWVGAGFTRSDRYLVIGLGSSITSEEWLVDADDLRSEPRVVWPRTEGVEYDSEHAVVDGEDVLYIVHNQGALDFEMVRVTASDPQGARETVIAHEPGQRLLGLSTFRDWGVVAYRRAGLARIGLLDYATGAVEEIAFDEPLYAVGGGGNPEWAPPVLRLGYGSFVTPGTVYDYDIVSRQLHLRKQQPVLGGYDPADYAQARVWATAQDGTQIPISLVWKRAFGDAGAAPRPLHLYGYGSYEHSIEPGFSVPRLSELDRGVIFAVAHVRGGGEMGRQWYEDGKLLNKRNTFTDFVDCALHLIDHGYTTASQMVAEGGSAGGLLMGAVANLAPELFAGVLADVPFVDALTTILDPSLPLTVIEWDEWGDPLHNADVYAYMKSYSPYENVRHDVEYPRILAVTSLNDTRVLYVEPAKWVARLREVGADAMLKCEMVAGHGGVSGRYNAWRERAFELAWLLDVLGVADA from the coding sequence ATGGATGCCGCACCATGCGGCCGGCTGTCAGCGGCGCCCACTACCGTGGGAACGGTGAGCGACCACGCATCGTCCCTGCCCGCCGCCCCCCTCGCCCCCACGGCCGACGCACGCCCGATCGTGCGCAGCCACCACGGCGACGATGTCGAGGACCGCTACGAGTGGTTCCGTGCCAAGGAGGACGCGGCCGTCGTCGCCCACCTCGAGGCCGAGAACGCGTACACGGCCTCCCGCACGGCGCATCTCGACCACCTCCGCACGCGCATCTTCGACGAGATCAAGGGACGCACCCTCGAGACCGACCTCTCGGTGCCGACCCGCCGCGGGCAGTGGTGGTACTACGGCCGAACGGTCGAGGGCAAGCAGTACGGCATCCAGTGCCGCGCACCCCTGGCATCCACCGACGATTGGACGCCCCCGGAGCTGTCCCCCGACGTGGCGGTCGAGGGCGAGCAGGTGCTGCTCGATGGCAACGTCGAGGCCGAGGGACACGAATTCTTCTCCCTGGGCAGCTTCGAGGTGTCCAACGACGGCACGCGCATGCTCTACGGCGTCGACGTCGCCGGCGACGAGCGCTACACGGTGCGCGTGCGCGACCTCGTCACCGGGGAGCAGCTTGCCGATGAGATCCCGGACACCTTCGCGGGCGCATCGTTCTCCCCCGACGGCCGGTTCATCGTGTACACGACCGTCGACGACGCGTGGCGCCCCGACACCGTGTGGCTGCACGAGCTGGGCACCCCGGTGGCCGACGACGTCACGCTGTTCCACGAGCCCGACGAGAAGTACTGGGTCGGCGCGGGGTTCACCCGCAGCGACCGGTACCTGGTCATCGGCCTGGGTTCGTCCATCACCTCCGAGGAGTGGCTGGTCGATGCCGACGACCTGCGGTCCGAGCCGCGGGTCGTCTGGCCCCGCACCGAGGGCGTCGAATACGACTCCGAGCACGCGGTGGTCGACGGCGAGGACGTGCTCTACATCGTGCACAACCAGGGCGCCCTGGACTTCGAGATGGTGCGGGTCACGGCATCCGACCCCCAGGGTGCGCGCGAGACGGTGATCGCGCACGAGCCCGGTCAGCGACTGCTCGGGCTTTCGACCTTCCGCGATTGGGGCGTCGTCGCCTACCGACGAGCGGGACTCGCGCGCATCGGGCTACTCGACTACGCCACCGGCGCCGTCGAGGAGATCGCCTTCGACGAGCCTCTCTACGCGGTCGGCGGCGGCGGCAACCCGGAATGGGCACCGCCGGTGCTGCGCCTCGGGTACGGTTCGTTCGTCACACCCGGCACCGTCTACGACTACGACATCGTCAGCCGACAGCTGCACCTTCGCAAGCAGCAGCCGGTGCTCGGCGGGTACGACCCGGCGGACTACGCCCAGGCGCGGGTGTGGGCGACCGCGCAGGACGGCACGCAGATCCCGATCTCCCTCGTGTGGAAGCGCGCGTTCGGAGACGCCGGCGCAGCGCCCCGGCCGCTGCACCTGTACGGGTACGGGTCGTACGAGCACTCGATCGAGCCCGGGTTCTCGGTGCCGCGCCTGTCGGAGCTCGATCGCGGCGTGATCTTCGCCGTCGCCCACGTGCGCGGCGGCGGCGAGATGGGCCGTCAGTGGTACGAGGACGGCAAGCTGCTGAACAAGCGCAACACGTTCACCGACTTCGTCGACTGCGCGCTGCACCTCATCGACCACGGGTACACGACCGCGTCTCAGATGGTCGCCGAGGGCGGATCGGCCGGCGGGCTGCTGATGGGCGCCGTCGCCAACCTCGCCCCCGAGCTGTTCGCCGGCGTGCTCGCCGACGTGCCGTTCGTCGACGCCCTCACGACGATCCTCGACCCGTCGCTGCCGCTGACCGTGATCGAGTGGGACGAGTGGGGCGACCCCCTGCACAACGCCGACGTGTACGCCTACATGAAGTCGTACTCGCCGTACGAGAACGTCCGGCACGACGTGGAGTACCCGCGCATCCTCGCGGTCACCTCTCTCAACGACACGCGCGTGCTCTACGTCGAGCCGGCGAAGTGGGTCGCGCGTCTGCGCGAGGTGGGCGCCGACGCGATGCTCAAGTGCGAGATGGTCGCCGGCCACGGCGGCGTCTCGGGCCGCTACAACGCGTGGCGCGAGCGCGCGTTCGAGCTCGCCTGGCTGCTCGACGTGCTCGGCGTCGCCGACGCCTGA